A single Nostoc sp. PCC 7107 DNA region contains:
- the pyrE gene encoding orotate phosphoribosyltransferase yields MTHSTETLTQADMWSATADLTTLRHKLLDLFCQLAYQEGDFVLASGLRSTYYINKTQVTLHPQGALAVGRLLFPLLPADTQAVAGLTLGADPIVTAVSVVSVYENRPIPALIIRKEAKGYGTKAYIEGPTLAEGAKIVVLEDVVTTGQSALKAVNRLKDAGYTVEQVIGLVDRKQGGAELYQSVGLKFEALFEIAEVQQRYRELAG; encoded by the coding sequence ATGACGCATTCTACTGAAACCCTTACCCAGGCTGATATGTGGTCAGCTACTGCTGACTTAACTACTTTGCGCCACAAACTACTAGACTTGTTTTGCCAACTCGCCTATCAAGAAGGTGATTTTGTACTGGCTTCAGGGCTACGTAGTACTTATTACATTAATAAAACCCAGGTAACTCTTCATCCCCAAGGTGCTTTAGCCGTTGGACGCTTATTATTTCCCCTACTACCTGCGGATACTCAAGCTGTGGCAGGTTTAACATTAGGTGCTGATCCCATTGTGACAGCAGTCAGCGTGGTTTCTGTTTATGAAAATCGACCCATCCCAGCACTAATTATTCGCAAAGAAGCCAAGGGTTACGGAACAAAAGCTTATATTGAAGGCCCCACTTTGGCAGAAGGTGCAAAAATTGTCGTTTTAGAAGATGTAGTGACAACTGGCCAGTCTGCCTTAAAAGCGGTGAATCGCCTTAAAGATGCAGGATATACTGTTGAGCAAGTAATTGGACTTGTAGACCGCAAGCAAGGAGGTGCAGAATTGTACCAATCTGTTGGTTTAAAGTTTGAAGCGCTGTTTGAAATTGCAGAAGTTCAACAAAGGTATCGGGAATTAGCAGGTTAA